A stretch of the Streptosporangium sp. NBC_01755 genome encodes the following:
- a CDS encoding Maf family protein, giving the protein MTRIVLASASPARLALLRSAGLDPGVIVSGVDEEAVTADSPSELSLVLARAKAAVVAEGLTDGLVIGCDSVLELDGRAYGKPSSPEEAVARWRDMRGREGRLLTGHCVIDAADGREVAEVGATVVRFGTATDDEIAAYVTTGEPLHVAGAFTLDGRGGWFVDGIDGDHGNVLGISLPLLRRLFAALGVSVPDLWQRA; this is encoded by the coding sequence GTGACCCGGATAGTCCTCGCCTCCGCATCCCCCGCCCGCCTCGCCCTGCTCCGCAGCGCCGGACTCGACCCAGGAGTGATCGTCAGTGGTGTGGACGAGGAGGCCGTCACCGCCGACAGCCCGAGCGAACTCAGCCTCGTGCTGGCCCGCGCGAAGGCGGCCGTGGTGGCCGAGGGCCTGACCGACGGCCTGGTCATCGGCTGCGACTCCGTGCTGGAGCTCGACGGCCGGGCCTACGGCAAGCCGTCCTCACCCGAGGAGGCGGTCGCCCGCTGGCGGGACATGCGCGGCCGCGAGGGCCGCCTGCTCACCGGCCACTGCGTGATCGACGCCGCGGACGGGCGCGAGGTGGCGGAGGTGGGTGCGACGGTCGTGCGCTTCGGTACCGCCACCGACGACGAGATCGCCGCCTACGTCACCACCGGCGAGCCTCTGCACGTGGCCGGAGCCTTCACCCTGGACGGCCGCGGCGGCTGGTTCGTCGACGGCATCGACGGCGACCACGGCAACGTCCTGGGCATCTCCCTGCCCCTGCTCCGTCGCCTCTTCGCGGCCCTCGGCGTCTCGGTACCCGACCTCTGGCAGCGCGCCTGA
- a CDS encoding DUF4192 domain-containing protein, with translation MTTDSQDSPESLFPPVSQPRLLLGSTEDVLGAVPYLLGFHPAESLVVIGLTGGLPRSRLHLTVRWDLPLASGGLGEIVPLFQKEDVTQVVMVGYGPGPLVTPAIDEAGALFRRGGLTVVDALRVEGGRYWSYGCSQTDCCPVDGVPYERRATVVAAEAVLHGLVAWPDRQALERSLDPVAGPARAAMREATGRLMEELSGRLTGCRDADEFAVEFVAEGVARVREAIATCASGGRLDDDQAVRLGLDLAVIRVRDEAWALVGDDSHDVHLKLWHDLTRRLEPRFVPPAASLLGLVAWRRGDSALAGVALTRALEADPGYSMAHLLTHAVRHLVPPHALNDRMPSPEELDQEMGSPKMAWLLPMAALLEEPGGPVHDATTGFLAQLSARFWRSL, from the coding sequence ATGACAACAGACAGCCAGGACTCGCCCGAGTCCCTGTTTCCGCCCGTCTCGCAGCCCCGGCTTCTGCTCGGTTCCACCGAAGACGTCCTGGGCGCGGTTCCCTACCTGCTGGGGTTCCACCCCGCGGAGAGCCTGGTCGTCATCGGCCTCACGGGTGGTCTGCCCAGAAGCAGGTTGCACCTCACCGTCCGATGGGACCTGCCCCTGGCGTCCGGCGGTCTCGGCGAGATCGTTCCGCTCTTCCAGAAGGAGGACGTCACCCAGGTCGTCATGGTCGGTTACGGCCCAGGCCCGCTGGTGACCCCGGCCATCGACGAGGCCGGGGCACTGTTCCGCCGGGGCGGTCTCACCGTTGTCGACGCACTCCGGGTGGAGGGCGGCCGTTACTGGTCGTACGGCTGCTCACAGACCGACTGCTGTCCGGTCGACGGTGTGCCGTACGAGCGGCGGGCCACCGTCGTCGCGGCCGAGGCGGTCCTGCACGGGCTGGTCGCGTGGCCGGACAGGCAGGCGCTGGAGCGCTCACTCGACCCGGTCGCCGGGCCCGCGCGGGCGGCCATGCGTGAGGCGACGGGCCGCCTCATGGAGGAGCTGAGCGGCAGACTGACCGGATGTCGTGACGCCGACGAGTTCGCTGTGGAGTTCGTCGCGGAGGGGGTGGCGAGGGTCCGTGAGGCGATCGCCACCTGCGCCTCGGGCGGTCGGCTCGACGACGACCAGGCGGTCAGGCTGGGGCTCGACCTGGCGGTGATCAGGGTTCGCGACGAGGCGTGGGCGCTGGTCGGCGACGACAGCCATGACGTGCATCTCAAGCTCTGGCACGACCTCACCCGGAGGCTGGAACCGAGGTTCGTGCCCCCGGCAGCCTCACTGCTCGGCCTGGTCGCCTGGCGGCGGGGCGACTCCGCGCTGGCGGGCGTCGCCCTCACCCGGGCGCTTGAGGCCGATCCCGGCTACTCGATGGCTCACCTGCTCACGCACGCGGTCCGCCACCTGGTCCCGCCACACGCCCTCAACGACAGGATGCCCAGCCCCGAGGAGCTGGACCAGGAGATGGGCAGCCCGAAGATGGCCTGGCTGCTCCCGATGGCCGCATTGCTGGAAGAACCCGGCGGTCCCGTTCACGATGCGACCACCGGGTTCCTGGCTCAGCTCTCCGCGCGTTTCTGGCGCTCGTTGTAG
- a CDS encoding EI24 domain-containing protein, whose translation MGHFRSFMDGIGFFFQGLRWVARYPRWWLFGVIPALIAFVLYAVGLYLLGKNALDIAAWGTPFADGWGEAARTALRALVGLVLFGTGLVLSVVTFTAVTLILGDPFYEKLSEKVEETYGEVPTGYELPLWKSIPRSIRDSLVTLGWLLVFTIPLFFLGFVPVVGQTVVPVLGALVSGFFLTIELTALALERRGMVRKSRFGLLRANKAPVLGFGVLLFLLFLVPFVAVIAMPPAVAGAAIMVRTRLAPAVLSAERADGGPRIDRGI comes from the coding sequence ATGGGTCATTTCCGCTCCTTTATGGACGGCATCGGGTTCTTCTTCCAGGGGCTGCGCTGGGTCGCGCGATATCCGCGCTGGTGGCTGTTCGGGGTGATCCCGGCTCTGATCGCGTTCGTCCTCTACGCGGTCGGCCTCTACCTCCTTGGCAAGAACGCGCTGGACATCGCCGCGTGGGGAACGCCGTTCGCCGACGGGTGGGGCGAGGCGGCGCGGACCGCGCTGCGCGCGCTGGTCGGGCTGGTGCTCTTCGGCACGGGGCTGGTCCTGTCCGTGGTGACCTTTACGGCGGTCACTCTCATTCTGGGCGATCCCTTCTACGAAAAGCTCTCCGAGAAGGTGGAGGAGACCTACGGGGAGGTGCCGACCGGCTACGAGCTCCCGCTGTGGAAGTCGATCCCCAGATCCATCAGGGACAGCCTGGTCACCCTCGGCTGGCTTTTGGTGTTCACGATCCCGCTGTTCTTCCTCGGCTTCGTGCCGGTGGTCGGGCAGACGGTGGTTCCGGTTCTGGGCGCCCTGGTCTCGGGTTTCTTCCTCACGATCGAACTGACCGCGCTGGCCCTGGAGCGCAGGGGAATGGTGCGCAAGAGCCGCTTCGGCCTGCTCCGTGCGAACAAGGCCCCCGTGCTCGGCTTCGGGGTCCTGCTCTTCCTGCTCTTCCTCGTCCCGTTCGTCGCGGTCATCGCGATGCCTCCCGCCGTGGCCGGGGCGGCCATCATGGTCCGCACCCGTCTGGCGCCGGCCGTCCTGTCGGCGGAGCGGGCGGACGGGGGGCCGCGCATCGACAGGGGTATCTGA